In Methylobacterium aquaticum, the following are encoded in one genomic region:
- a CDS encoding Bax inhibitor-1/YccA family protein, translating into MAFENSPFRQGNANGYGGPMGYAPSQVQVDQGLRAFMLGVYNNMIIGLGISGVVALGINKLAVATSQADAVARIGSIPLTSFGRTLYATPLMWVIALAPLAFIFLFSFRMDRMSAATARTTFFAFAAVMGASLSTLLIRYTGASVVQVFFVTAAAFGGLSLYGYTTTRSLSGIGSFLVMGLIGLVIASLVNIFLASSALQFAISVIGVLIFAGLTAYDTQKLKEMYLYGNFDGEAAAKVSVFGALTLYLDFINMFQFLLSLMGNRNN; encoded by the coding sequence ATGGCATTCGAGAACAGCCCGTTCCGGCAGGGCAACGCGAACGGCTACGGGGGCCCGATGGGCTACGCCCCGAGCCAGGTCCAGGTCGACCAGGGCCTGCGCGCGTTCATGCTCGGCGTTTACAACAACATGATCATCGGCCTCGGCATCTCCGGGGTGGTGGCACTCGGCATCAACAAGCTCGCGGTGGCGACCTCGCAGGCGGATGCGGTGGCGCGGATCGGCTCGATCCCGCTGACGAGCTTCGGCCGCACGCTCTATGCCACGCCGCTGATGTGGGTGATCGCGCTCGCGCCGCTCGCCTTCATCTTCCTGTTCTCGTTCCGGATGGACCGGATGTCGGCCGCCACGGCCCGCACCACCTTCTTCGCCTTCGCGGCGGTGATGGGTGCGTCGCTGTCCACGCTGCTGATCCGCTACACCGGCGCGAGCGTGGTCCAGGTGTTCTTCGTGACAGCCGCGGCGTTCGGTGGCCTGAGCCTCTACGGCTACACCACGACCCGCAGCCTGTCGGGCATCGGGTCGTTCCTGGTGATGGGCCTGATCGGTCTCGTCATCGCGAGCCTCGTCAACATCTTCCTGGCCTCGAGCGCCCTGCAATTCGCCATCTCGGTCATCGGCGTGCTGATCTTCGCCGGCCTGACCGCGTACGACACGCAGAAGCTCAAGGAGATGTATCTCTACGGCAACTTCGACGGCGAGGCCGCCGCCAAGGTGTCGGTGTTCGGCGCCCTGACGCTGTACCTGGACTTCATCAACATGTTCCAGTTCCTGCTCTCGCTGATGGGCAACCGGAACAACTGA
- a CDS encoding DUF1289 domain-containing protein, which translates to MPASSPCIRLCVLDPITGLCEGCGRTGAEIGAWGALSEAERLRIMAGLPARLAAAYPEPEPEPVPAVTA; encoded by the coding sequence ATGCCCGCCTCCTCCCCCTGCATCCGCCTCTGCGTCCTCGATCCGATCACCGGCCTGTGCGAGGGCTGCGGCCGCACCGGCGCCGAGATCGGCGCCTGGGGCGCCCTGTCCGAGGCCGAGCGCCTGCGCATCATGGCCGGGCTGCCGGCACGGCTCGCCGCCGCCTATCCCGAACCGGAGCCCGAGCCGGTCCCGGCGGTGACCGCCTGA
- a CDS encoding ABC transporter ATP-binding protein, with product MTDKATGPAIALDGVDLSLGRGAARVHILKGISLGVASGEAVGLVGPSGSGKSTLLMTMAGLERPDSGRVVVEGTDLAGLDEDALARFRGRRIGIVFQSFHLVPTMTALENVALPLELADAADAHVRAARELEAVGLGHRLHHYPAQLSGGEQQRVAIARAVAPEPAILVADEPTGNLDEATGAQIVDLLFALKRDRGATLVLVTHDPGLARLCDRTVRLRSGLIDTAVSA from the coding sequence ATGACCGACAAGGCCACCGGACCGGCGATCGCGCTCGACGGCGTCGATCTCAGCCTCGGCCGCGGCGCTGCCCGGGTCCACATCCTCAAGGGCATCTCGCTCGGCGTGGCCTCGGGCGAGGCGGTGGGCCTCGTCGGTCCGTCGGGCTCGGGCAAGTCGACCCTGCTGATGACCATGGCGGGGCTGGAGCGGCCGGATTCGGGCCGGGTCGTGGTCGAGGGCACCGACCTTGCCGGCCTCGACGAGGACGCGCTGGCGCGGTTCCGCGGCCGGCGCATCGGCATCGTGTTCCAGTCCTTCCACCTCGTGCCGACCATGACGGCGCTGGAGAACGTGGCGCTGCCGCTCGAACTCGCCGATGCAGCCGACGCCCATGTACGGGCTGCCCGGGAGCTGGAGGCGGTCGGGCTGGGGCACCGCCTGCACCACTATCCGGCCCAGCTCTCCGGCGGCGAGCAGCAGCGCGTCGCCATCGCCCGGGCGGTGGCGCCGGAACCGGCGATCCTCGTCGCCGACGAGCCGACCGGCAACCTCGACGAGGCGACCGGCGCCCAGATCGTCGACCTGCTCTTCGCCCTCAAGCGCGACCGCGGCGCCACCCTGGTGCTGGTCACCCACGATCCCGGCCTCGCCCGCCTGTGCGACCGCACGGTGCGGCTGCGCTCCGGCCTGATCGATACCGCCGTGAGCGCCTGA
- a CDS encoding phosphoribosyl-ATP diphosphatase, translating to MTAFTLADLDRIVRERAAASPEESYTAKLVAGGPARPAKKLGEEAVEAAIAAVQGDRDGLTAEAADVLYHLLVVLRAAEVPLDAVMAELERRTAQSGIAEKAARRPA from the coding sequence ATGACCGCCTTCACCCTCGCCGACCTCGACCGCATCGTCCGCGAGCGCGCCGCGGCCTCGCCGGAGGAATCCTACACCGCCAAGCTCGTCGCGGGCGGGCCGGCCCGGCCGGCCAAGAAGCTCGGCGAGGAGGCGGTCGAGGCGGCCATCGCCGCGGTGCAGGGCGACCGCGACGGGCTGACGGCGGAGGCGGCGGATGTGCTCTACCACCTGCTGGTCGTCCTCAGGGCCGCGGAGGTGCCGCTGGACGCGGTGATGGCGGAACTGGAGCGGCGCACGGCCCAGAGCGGCATCGCCGAGAAGGCGGCGAGGAGGCCGGCATGA
- a CDS encoding retropepsin-like aspartic protease family protein: MPGAVGIGLLLLACAYALNLVGARDVAGLRPDEAAGFAAAGGAALMVLNGVGNRLRSGLGEGLVALLLWCGIGAGAAWLYAHRDQARDLAFRALGEMSPGEPVPGRGDEVVIARRVDGGFTVQAKVNGRMQSFAFDTGASAVVLTAESAAKLGLHPGPGAFRVQVQTANGRTAAAPVVLDTVTVGPITETRVAALVTRPGALSVNLLGMSFLERLNSYEVRGSRLFLRGAWRTGSAS; the protein is encoded by the coding sequence ATGCCGGGCGCCGTCGGCATCGGCCTCCTGCTGCTGGCCTGCGCCTATGCGCTGAACCTCGTCGGGGCGCGCGATGTCGCGGGCTTGCGCCCCGACGAGGCGGCCGGGTTCGCGGCGGCCGGCGGCGCCGCCCTGATGGTGCTCAACGGCGTCGGCAACCGGCTCCGGTCCGGGCTCGGCGAGGGCCTCGTCGCGCTCCTGCTCTGGTGCGGGATCGGCGCCGGGGCGGCCTGGCTCTACGCCCATCGCGACCAGGCCCGGGACCTGGCCTTCCGGGCGCTCGGCGAGATGAGCCCCGGCGAGCCGGTGCCCGGGCGCGGCGACGAGGTGGTGATCGCCCGCCGGGTCGATGGCGGCTTTACCGTGCAGGCCAAGGTCAACGGCCGGATGCAGTCCTTCGCCTTCGACACAGGCGCGAGCGCGGTGGTGCTCACCGCCGAGAGTGCGGCCAAACTCGGCCTCCATCCGGGGCCGGGCGCCTTCCGGGTCCAGGTCCAGACCGCCAACGGCCGCACCGCCGCCGCCCCGGTGGTGCTCGACACGGTGACGGTCGGCCCGATCACCGAGACCCGCGTCGCCGCCCTGGTGACCCGGCCGGGCGCGCTCAGCGTGAACCTGCTCGGGATGAGTTTTCTGGAGCGGCTGAACTCCTACGAGGTGCGGGGCAGCCGGTTGTTCCTCCGCGGTGCGTGGCGGACCGGATCCGCGTCATAG
- a CDS encoding arylesterase, giving the protein MTLVTPLHAQDAGAAKARALNLVALGDSLTAGYGLPAAAAFPVQLEAALKARGHAVTVANAGVSGDTATGGLDRVEWSVPDGTDGVILELGANDMLRGTDPAVTEKALDAIIAKLKARGIPVMLAGMRAAPNLGPDYGRRFDAIYPRLAERDGLVLYPFFLDGVAGDRSLALPDGLHPTKEGVAKIVAGILPRVEEFLARLRKGA; this is encoded by the coding sequence ATGACCCTCGTGACGCCGCTCCATGCGCAGGATGCCGGCGCGGCCAAGGCCCGCGCCTTGAACCTCGTCGCGCTCGGCGACAGCCTGACGGCGGGCTACGGCCTGCCGGCGGCCGCCGCCTTCCCGGTCCAGCTCGAAGCGGCGTTGAAGGCGCGCGGCCACGCGGTCACGGTCGCCAATGCCGGCGTCTCCGGCGACACCGCGACCGGCGGGCTCGACCGGGTCGAGTGGTCGGTGCCGGACGGGACCGACGGGGTGATCCTCGAACTCGGCGCCAACGACATGCTGCGCGGCACCGACCCGGCCGTGACCGAGAAGGCGCTCGACGCGATCATCGCGAAGCTGAAGGCCCGCGGCATCCCGGTGATGCTCGCCGGCATGCGGGCGGCGCCGAATCTCGGGCCCGATTACGGCAGGCGCTTCGACGCGATCTATCCCCGGCTCGCCGAGCGTGACGGCCTCGTCCTCTACCCGTTCTTCCTCGACGGCGTCGCGGGCGATCGCAGCCTGGCGCTCCCGGACGGCCTGCATCCGACCAAGGAGGGCGTCGCGAAGATCGTCGCCGGCATCCTGCCGCGCGTCGAGGAGTTCCTGGCCCGCCTGCGCAAGGGAGCCTGA
- the thpR gene encoding RNA 2',3'-cyclic phosphodiesterase, whose product MPRLFTGIEVPPETGLALTAFRGGLPGARWVEPADYHVTLRFIGDVEGGLAEEITEALADIRPRPPLTLVLDALAVFGGEKPHALFARVVPDPALAELQAEHERILRQLGVAPDTRRFTPHVTLARLKRGAGPDGVAQYLAMQPVFSRLSFTAERVALYSARDSVGGGPYMVEAAYPLGEDDEM is encoded by the coding sequence ATGCCGCGCCTGTTCACCGGGATCGAGGTCCCGCCCGAGACCGGGCTGGCGCTCACCGCCTTCCGCGGCGGCCTGCCCGGGGCCCGCTGGGTCGAGCCCGCCGATTACCACGTCACCCTCCGGTTCATCGGCGACGTCGAGGGCGGGCTCGCCGAGGAGATCACCGAGGCCCTGGCCGACATCCGGCCGCGCCCGCCCCTGACCCTCGTCCTCGACGCGCTGGCGGTGTTCGGCGGCGAGAAGCCGCACGCGCTGTTTGCCCGCGTCGTGCCCGATCCCGCGCTCGCCGAGTTGCAGGCGGAGCACGAGCGCATCCTGCGCCAGCTCGGCGTCGCGCCCGACACGCGGCGCTTCACACCCCACGTGACGCTCGCCCGGCTCAAGCGCGGCGCCGGCCCGGACGGGGTGGCGCAGTACCTGGCGATGCAGCCGGTGTTTTCGCGGTTGTCGTTCACGGCGGAGCGGGTGGCGCTGTACTCGGCGCGCGACTCCGTCGGCGGTGGGCCCTACATGGTGGAGGCGGCCTATCCGCTGGGCGAGGACGACGAGATGTGA
- the hisF gene encoding imidazole glycerol phosphate synthase subunit HisF: MLKTRIIPCLDVKDGRVVKGVQFLELRDAGDPVEAAKAYDRAGADELCFLDITASHEARGILLDAVSRTAEACFMPLTVGGGVRKVEDIRTLLLAGADKVSINTAAVNDPDLVARAAEKFGAQCIVVAIDAKRVSGEGEPARWEIFTHGGRKPTGIDAIDFARLVAGKGAGELLVTSMDRDGMRSGYDIGLTRAISDAVNVPVIASGGVGGLDDLVAGVRDGGASAVLAASIFHFGQHTVAEAKAHMAAAGLAMRLDPTP; this comes from the coding sequence GTGCTCAAGACCCGCATCATCCCCTGCCTCGACGTCAAGGACGGCCGCGTCGTCAAGGGCGTGCAGTTCCTCGAACTGCGCGACGCCGGCGATCCCGTCGAGGCCGCCAAGGCCTATGACCGCGCCGGGGCCGACGAGCTCTGCTTCCTCGACATCACGGCGAGCCACGAGGCGCGCGGCATCCTGCTCGACGCGGTCAGCCGCACGGCGGAGGCCTGCTTCATGCCGCTCACCGTCGGCGGCGGGGTGCGCAAGGTCGAGGACATCCGCACCCTGCTGCTCGCCGGGGCCGACAAGGTCTCGATCAACACCGCGGCGGTGAACGACCCGGACCTGGTGGCGCGGGCGGCGGAAAAGTTCGGCGCGCAATGCATCGTCGTGGCGATCGACGCCAAGCGCGTCTCCGGCGAGGGCGAGCCGGCCCGCTGGGAGATCTTCACCCATGGCGGCCGCAAGCCCACCGGGATCGACGCGATCGACTTCGCCCGCCTCGTGGCCGGGAAGGGGGCGGGCGAATTGCTGGTCACCTCGATGGACCGCGACGGGATGCGCTCGGGCTACGACATCGGGCTCACCCGGGCGATCAGCGACGCGGTCAACGTCCCGGTGATTGCGTCGGGCGGCGTCGGCGGTCTCGACGACCTCGTGGCGGGGGTGCGCGACGGCGGGGCGAGCGCGGTCCTCGCCGCCTCGATCTTCCATTTCGGTCAGCACACCGTGGCGGAGGCCAAGGCCCACATGGCGGCGGCGGGCCTGGCGATGCGGCTCGATCCCACGCCCTGA
- the cobS gene encoding adenosylcobinamide-GDP ribazoletransferase, translated as MATERGAGPGRADDPAAGANVDDAFEPPPPAGPWPPLRDLAICLRFYSRLPVPALPGETDRHAAPDFRTVPRMLPIAGLVIGAAGAVALAASLALGLGPFLAATLALAFSTLVTGALHEDGLADVADGFGGGTNVARRLEIMRDSRIGAYGAAALVLSYALRIGALATLADRIGWRVALAFLAAAALSRTAALWPLCRLPPARPDGAAHAVGRPTGATHATAWALCLAVLAAGFLLGLPWLGLGLAALLAFLAAWTLARMAARLVGGQTGDVIGASQQLAEIAALLALVIAIPA; from the coding sequence ATGGCGACGGAGAGGGGCGCCGGGCCCGGCCGGGCGGATGATCCGGCCGCGGGCGCAAACGTCGACGACGCGTTCGAGCCGCCTCCCCCCGCCGGCCCGTGGCCGCCGCTCCGCGACCTCGCGATCTGCCTGCGCTTCTACAGCCGCTTGCCCGTCCCGGCCCTGCCGGGCGAGACCGATCGTCACGCCGCACCCGACTTCCGCACCGTGCCCCGGATGCTGCCGATCGCCGGCCTGGTGATCGGCGCGGCCGGCGCCGTCGCGCTCGCGGCCTCGCTCGCCCTCGGGCTCGGGCCGTTCCTCGCCGCCACCCTGGCGCTCGCCTTCTCCACCCTGGTCACCGGGGCGCTGCACGAGGACGGCCTCGCCGACGTGGCGGACGGGTTCGGCGGCGGGACCAATGTGGCCCGGCGGCTCGAGATCATGCGCGACAGCCGCATCGGCGCCTACGGGGCCGCCGCCCTGGTGCTGTCCTACGCCCTGCGCATCGGGGCGCTCGCGACTTTGGCCGACCGGATCGGCTGGCGCGTCGCCCTGGCCTTCCTGGCGGCGGCCGCGCTCTCGCGCACCGCCGCCCTGTGGCCGCTCTGCCGCCTGCCCCCCGCCCGGCCGGACGGGGCCGCCCACGCGGTCGGCCGGCCGACCGGCGCCACCCATGCCACGGCCTGGGCGCTCTGCCTCGCCGTGCTGGCGGCCGGATTCCTTCTCGGCCTGCCCTGGCTCGGCCTCGGCCTCGCCGCACTCCTGGCGTTCCTCGCCGCCTGGACCCTGGCCCGGATGGCCGCCCGCCTCGTCGGCGGCCAGACCGGCGACGTCATCGGGGCGAGCCAGCAACTGGCCGAGATCGCCGCCCTCCTCGCCCTCGTGATCGCGATTCCCGCCTGA
- the coaA gene encoding type I pantothenate kinase, which produces MTGGGPAPTLGAAQLAASLDEATDHLSPYRVFAREEWAHLRADTPLTLTADDVMRLQSLNDPISLEEVIAIYLPLSRLLSLYVAATQGLFKATQRFLLAEREVKVPYIIGVAGSVAVGKSTTARVLKALLARWPNTPKVDLVTTDGFLFPNAELNRLGLMERKGFPESYDSAMLLRFLADIKAGKRHVAAPLYSHLVYDVVPGETTVVDRPDILIVEGLNVLQPARLPRDGTAIPFVSDFFDFSVYLDAHEEDLHRWYVNRFLRLRHTAFRDPLSYFRKYAEVSEEEALTIADGLWNRINLLNLRDNIVPTRQRASLILAKGASHRIESVALRRL; this is translated from the coding sequence ATGACCGGTGGCGGTCCGGCCCCGACCCTCGGCGCGGCGCAGCTGGCGGCAAGCCTCGACGAGGCGACCGACCACCTCTCGCCCTACCGGGTCTTCGCCCGCGAGGAATGGGCGCACCTGCGCGCCGACACGCCGCTCACCCTCACGGCCGACGACGTGATGCGGCTGCAATCCCTCAACGATCCGATCTCGCTGGAAGAGGTCATCGCGATCTACCTGCCGCTGTCGCGGCTGCTCTCGCTCTACGTCGCGGCGACGCAAGGCCTGTTCAAGGCGACCCAGCGCTTCCTCCTCGCCGAGCGCGAGGTGAAGGTGCCCTACATCATCGGGGTCGCCGGCTCGGTGGCAGTCGGCAAGTCGACCACCGCCCGGGTGCTGAAGGCGCTGCTCGCCCGCTGGCCCAACACCCCGAAGGTCGACCTCGTCACCACCGACGGGTTCCTGTTCCCGAACGCCGAGCTGAACCGCCTCGGCCTGATGGAGCGCAAGGGATTCCCCGAGAGCTACGACAGCGCGATGCTGCTGCGCTTCCTCGCCGACATCAAGGCCGGTAAGCGCCACGTCGCGGCACCGCTCTACTCCCACCTCGTCTACGACGTGGTGCCGGGGGAGACCACGGTGGTCGACCGGCCCGACATCCTGATCGTCGAGGGGCTGAACGTGCTCCAGCCCGCCCGCCTGCCGCGGGACGGCACCGCGATTCCCTTCGTGTCGGATTTCTTCGACTTCTCGGTCTATCTCGACGCCCACGAGGAAGACCTGCACCGCTGGTACGTCAACCGCTTCCTGCGCCTGCGCCACACCGCCTTCCGCGATCCGCTCTCCTACTTCCGCAAATATGCCGAGGTCAGCGAGGAGGAGGCGCTGACCATCGCCGACGGGTTGTGGAACCGCATCAACCTGCTGAACCTGCGCGACAACATCGTGCCGACGCGCCAGCGCGCCAGCCTGATCCTCGCCAAGGGCGCGAGCCACCGCATCGAGAGCGTGGCGTTGCGGCGGTTGTAG
- a CDS encoding bifunctional helix-turn-helix transcriptional regulator/GNAT family N-acetyltransferase — MSIDAVRRIRRFNRAVTAEVGALDTSFLGRGRPLGTARVLNAIGHGRGEVGAIRDYLGLDSGLLSRLLRSLEEEGLVVTLPHPDDARRRVASLTEAGRREFAAYEALSNDRAAGLLARFPKGDELLRAMDLVATALGRDRIAIEETDPRSEAALHCLPEYYGELGRRLATGFDVSLSRDPEAADMMRPRGAFLVAVSDGLPIGCVGLKGKGGEVAEIKRLWVCPSARGLGLARRLMEAAETAARDLSIGVLRLDSNSALTEALQLYRRTGWVEIDRFNDDPYPDHFFEKRL; from the coding sequence ATGTCGATCGATGCCGTCCGCCGTATCCGCCGCTTCAACCGGGCCGTCACCGCTGAGGTCGGGGCCCTCGACACCTCGTTCCTCGGCCGCGGCCGGCCTCTCGGCACTGCCCGGGTGCTCAACGCCATCGGGCACGGACGCGGGGAGGTGGGGGCGATCCGCGACTATCTCGGGCTCGATTCCGGCCTTCTGAGCCGCCTGCTGCGCAGCCTGGAGGAGGAGGGGCTCGTCGTCACGCTGCCCCACCCGGACGATGCCCGCCGCCGGGTCGCGTCCCTGACCGAGGCGGGACGGCGGGAATTCGCCGCCTACGAGGCCCTGTCGAACGACCGGGCGGCAGGATTGCTGGCTCGCTTTCCCAAGGGGGACGAACTCCTGCGCGCCATGGACCTCGTCGCCACGGCACTCGGCCGCGATCGGATCGCGATCGAGGAGACCGACCCGCGCTCCGAGGCGGCGCTGCATTGCCTGCCGGAATACTACGGCGAGTTGGGGCGGCGGCTCGCCACCGGCTTCGACGTCTCCCTCTCCCGTGACCCTGAGGCCGCCGACATGATGCGGCCGCGGGGCGCCTTCCTGGTCGCCGTGTCGGACGGGCTGCCGATCGGCTGCGTCGGCCTCAAGGGCAAAGGCGGGGAGGTGGCGGAGATCAAGCGGCTCTGGGTCTGTCCCTCCGCCCGCGGCCTCGGCCTCGCCCGCCGGCTGATGGAGGCGGCGGAGACGGCCGCGCGGGACCTGTCGATCGGGGTCCTGCGCCTCGATTCGAACAGCGCCCTCACCGAGGCGCTTCAGCTCTACCGCCGCACCGGCTGGGTCGAGATCGACCGCTTCAACGACGATCCGTACCCGGATCATTTCTTCGAGAAGCGTCTATGA
- a CDS encoding ABC transporter permease, with product MHGNLPTLPGGTPGRPSRLPLTLRLAFRELRGGLRGFTVLLACIAIGVATIAGVASLSRSLSDGLAREGRKILGGDVTFGLIHREASPQERAFLEGRGRVSVAGFTRAMASAGDKGAALVELKAVGPDYPAVGALTTEPPMAPADIFSARDGVYGAAADPALLARLDLRLGDRLTVGGAEIQLRTVLVGEPDKIAGGIGFGPRLMVSLDALRASGLVQPGSLNRFVYRVMLPEGDDAAVEKTMAEAKTALPEAGWEIRSRLNADPRFARSIERFTQFLTLVGLTALLVGGVGVANAVRAFVERKRASIATLKSLGAPGRQVVGIYLTQVMLIAGIGIAAGLVVGAVLPFALDAAFGSLLPLPLNPTLAPGELVVAALYGVLTALAFAIGPLGRAHDVAVSGLFRDTVDPDRRWPRPFYLAILGLALAGLVGLALATAYDRVVALIFIAAAGLAFGLLRLVAAGLMALARRLPRPTRAAPRLALANLHRPGALTPSIVLSLGLGITLLVALSLIDANITRTLTRSLPAKAPSLFFLDIPSRDSDAFDQFLGRAAPRGKIERVPMMRGRITALNGVPAGQIKAGEDAAWVLDGDRGITYAEDLPDGSTVKSGRWWKGEEANKPLVSFDDQLARSLKLKVGDTVTVNVLGRSLTVTIANLRHVEWRNLGINFVMVFSPGTFRGAPHSDLATLTLPEGPDPALEARILRDAARDFPSVSSVRVKDALDAVNDLVTKLVFAIRGASAVAVVTSLFVLAGALAAGHRARLYDAVVLKTLGATRTRLLAAYTMEYGALGLATAVFGLLAGTLAGWVILTKVMRLDFTLDLSGALLAALLAVVVAVGLGLAGTWRILSQKPAQYLRNL from the coding sequence ATGCACGGCAATCTCCCCACGCTCCCCGGCGGAACGCCCGGCCGTCCCTCGCGCCTGCCGCTGACCCTGCGCCTCGCGTTCCGCGAGCTGCGCGGGGGCCTGCGCGGCTTCACGGTGCTGCTCGCCTGCATCGCCATCGGGGTCGCCACCATCGCGGGCGTCGCCTCCCTGTCGCGCTCGCTCTCCGACGGGCTCGCCCGCGAGGGCCGCAAGATCCTCGGCGGCGACGTCACCTTCGGGCTGATCCATCGCGAGGCGAGCCCGCAGGAGAGGGCCTTTCTGGAAGGGCGCGGCCGGGTCTCGGTCGCGGGCTTCACCCGTGCCATGGCCTCGGCCGGGGACAAGGGCGCGGCCCTGGTCGAGCTGAAGGCGGTCGGGCCGGATTACCCGGCGGTCGGCGCGCTGACGACCGAGCCCCCGATGGCGCCCGCCGACATCTTTTCCGCGCGCGACGGCGTCTACGGGGCCGCCGCCGATCCGGCGCTGCTGGCCCGCCTCGACCTCAGGCTCGGCGACCGCCTCACGGTCGGCGGGGCCGAGATCCAGCTGCGCACCGTGCTGGTAGGCGAACCGGACAAGATCGCCGGCGGCATCGGCTTCGGGCCCCGCCTGATGGTGTCGCTCGATGCGCTCCGGGCCTCGGGCCTGGTCCAGCCCGGCAGCCTCAACCGCTTCGTCTACCGGGTGATGCTGCCCGAAGGCGACGACGCGGCGGTCGAGAAGACCATGGCCGAGGCCAAGACCGCCCTGCCGGAGGCCGGCTGGGAGATCCGCTCGCGGCTCAACGCCGATCCGCGCTTCGCCCGCAGCATCGAGCGCTTCACGCAATTTCTCACCCTCGTCGGCCTGACCGCGCTCCTCGTCGGCGGGGTCGGCGTCGCCAATGCGGTGCGGGCCTTCGTCGAGCGCAAGCGCGCCTCGATCGCGACCCTCAAGAGCCTCGGCGCCCCGGGGCGCCAGGTGGTCGGCATCTACCTCACCCAGGTCATGCTGATCGCCGGGATCGGCATCGCGGCCGGGCTCGTCGTCGGCGCCGTGCTGCCCTTCGCGCTCGATGCCGCCTTCGGATCGCTGCTGCCCTTGCCGCTCAACCCGACGCTGGCGCCGGGCGAGCTCGTGGTCGCGGCCCTCTACGGCGTGCTGACGGCGCTCGCCTTCGCGATCGGGCCGCTCGGCCGCGCCCACGACGTCGCGGTGTCGGGGCTGTTTCGCGATACGGTCGACCCCGACCGGCGCTGGCCGCGGCCGTTCTACCTCGCGATCCTCGGCCTCGCGCTCGCCGGCCTCGTCGGCCTGGCGCTCGCCACCGCCTACGATCGCGTCGTGGCGCTGATCTTCATCGCGGCGGCGGGCCTCGCCTTCGGGCTGTTGCGCCTCGTCGCCGCCGGGCTGATGGCGCTGGCGCGCCGCCTGCCGCGCCCGACCCGGGCCGCGCCGCGGCTGGCGCTGGCCAACCTCCACAGGCCGGGCGCGCTGACCCCCTCGATCGTGCTGTCGCTCGGGCTCGGCATCACGCTCCTGGTGGCCTTGAGCCTGATCGACGCCAACATCACCCGGACGCTCACCCGCTCGCTGCCCGCCAAGGCGCCGAGCCTGTTCTTCCTCGACATCCCGAGCCGCGACTCGGACGCCTTCGACCAGTTCCTCGGCCGCGCCGCGCCGCGGGGCAAGATCGAGCGGGTGCCGATGATGCGCGGGCGGATCACCGCGTTGAACGGCGTGCCGGCGGGCCAGATCAAGGCCGGCGAGGACGCCGCCTGGGTGCTCGACGGCGACCGCGGTATCACCTACGCCGAGGACCTGCCGGACGGCTCGACGGTGAAATCCGGCCGGTGGTGGAAGGGCGAGGAGGCGAACAAGCCGCTGGTCTCCTTCGACGATCAGCTCGCCCGCAGCCTGAAGCTCAAGGTCGGCGATACGGTCACCGTCAACGTGCTCGGGCGCAGCCTCACCGTCACGATCGCCAACCTGCGCCACGTCGAGTGGCGCAACCTCGGCATCAACTTCGTGATGGTGTTCTCGCCCGGCACCTTCCGGGGCGCGCCGCACAGCGACCTCGCGACGCTCACCCTGCCGGAGGGGCCGGACCCCGCCCTCGAGGCCCGGATCCTGCGCGATGCGGCCAGGGACTTCCCCTCGGTGAGCAGCGTGCGGGTGAAGGACGCGCTCGATGCGGTCAACGACCTCGTGACCAAGCTCGTCTTCGCGATCCGCGGCGCCAGCGCGGTGGCGGTGGTGACCAGCCTGTTCGTGCTCGCCGGCGCGCTCGCCGCCGGCCACCGGGCCCGGCTCTACGACGCGGTGGTGCTCAAGACGCTGGGCGCGACGCGGACGCGGCTGCTCGCCGCCTACACGATGGAGTACGGCGCGCTCGGGCTGGCCACGGCCGTCTTCGGCCTCCTCGCCGGGACGCTCGCCGGCTGGGTCATCCTCACCAAGGTGATGCGCCTCGACTTCACCCTCGACCTGTCGGGGGCCCTGCTCGCGGCCCTGCTGGCGGTCGTCGTGGCGGTCGGGCTGGGACTGGCCGGGACCTGGCGCATCCTGAGCCAGAAGCCGGCGCAGTACCTACGAAATCTTTAG